The DNA window GGGTTGCCACGACGTACTTCGCCGCAGAGCCGAGGTAGAGGGGATGATCGGGAGCGAGTGTGTGCCCAATTCCGCCAGCGCCGAAGATGCCCCATCCGATAAGCGGAGAGTAGACCAGCATCATGAAAAGCCAGAGGCCTACTGCGAGAGTGAGGCCGGCCTTCACGTCGATGTCAGCGCCGGCATAGGCCACGAGGACAACGGACCAGGTGGCGCCGTAGCCGAAGTGGGCGAGAAGGGGGAGGGGGCCGATGTTCAGGCCGAACTGCTCAAGGAAGGCGGCCGAGGGAGGAAGATTAAACGGGGCGATGCCCGTCCCGTGAATTCCAAGGGTGAGGAAGGCAAACATTACAAGGCTGCCGAAAGCCCCGACGACTGCTGCTTTAAACCACTTCATGATCACTGTGCTGGGTTGGTGAGCGGAGCCAGAAGAACGCGCACCGAATCCTGATGAATGCGCGTCCTTTTTGTCGGTCTCACGCCAGAACGTTACGTACGACCAGCACATTCAGCGCTCCCGGATCAGTTCACCGTTGTTTGTTGCTCGAATTCGATCCAAACGTCGAGGCCGCGACCAGAGCCAAATGGAGATCCGGCAGCGGCGTAGGCATGTCGTCGAGCTTTCCATTCGAGGTCGACGAAGACACGGAGGGCGGTGCGCTCTGAGTCAGTCATGGCACGGGGAGGGGATTTTGCAAAACAGCGTCATGGGACAGACACACAGAAGCCCAGAGTCTAACGTTGCTATGAACGCAGGAGGCTTCACGAGCGAAGACGGACGACGCGACGAGAAGGGAAAAGGTTGTGGTTGGATCCGCGAGGCAGAAGCAGAGCAGTTCGACGGCGCGAAGACCTAGAGCGCCGATTCGAATAGCGGGAGGCGCCAAGGAGGCTCGAAGGGGCCGGCCGAGCCCCGGTCTCAAAGCGCTACGGGAGACAGAAGGAGCCCGTCCCCACTCAGATCTTGTTGGGCTGTCGAGGGGCCATTCCCCTCCTCCTGGGGGAATCACACAACGTCCACTTCCCCCTCAATGCCATTTTCCTCCAGCGTGTCTCGGATGGAAGGGGCAATGCTATACTCAATAGAGCTGGGCATGACCTTCGCCACGAGCCACGCGATAACCCCCTGCTCCCAGGCTGCCTTCGCCGGGTTGTCGATAGTGATTTCCATGCCCTGAGAGCCTTTCTTCTTGACGGTCACGTCGATGCCCCGGCCGGCGAGGCCCTTTTGCAGGCGATCGGCCATCTGGTTGCGCACGGCCGATTCGATGTTTGCCCCGGCCATGGCGCCGGACCGCATGGCCTGGGATCCCATCTGGCGTTGGGCAAGTTGCTGAGCGTCGAGAATCAAAACCTCAATCATGGGGACAACCGGGCTGCGACGAAAACACGAAGGAGAGACGTACCAATCCGAAGCAAAACCGCAACTGCCTGTGGGGCGCACAAGGACGACGCGCCACGTTTCTGAAACAGGAGAAGGCGTGTTTGCGGGGAATGGTACATGCCAACATCAAATGGATCGCTCGTATTGACGAGTTGGGCTCCGAGTTTCCGACTGCGAATAATTTTCGACTTGGCGGTGCGCACTGAACGGGGAAGCCTTTCAAGAAATCCATACCCGTCAATCCGACAGAGGGACATCAAGGGGGATCCACTTGTGGTTGATTCTTGACGGGAGGAGGGTGAATTCGTACAATACCAAAATGACACCTCCTATTTCCCTTCTCATCGATTCTGTCTCTCTTATGGAAACGACTCAAGCTGAGCGCGATGCTGAGGTTTTTCAGACCATTTGTAACTGGGTGGGCGACATCGGGCTGGTCATCTCAAGAAAAAATACTGACGAGTATCTTCTCGTCGTCGAGGATGAGGAGCGTGGCATCTCCAACATGGTAATCGACTGTGAAGACCCGATTGTCGAGATTCAACAGTCCATCATGGCAGTGCCGGGCGAGGCCGACACTGCTCATTTGTTCGAACGGCTGCTTCAAATGAACGGCACGCTCGTGCACGGCGCGTTCATGTTGAGTGACGATGGGACACAGATTCGTTTTCGCGACACCCTGCGGCTCGGCACGCTCGATTTGGAGGAGCTGCGTGGGACGATCAATGCCCTCCACTTCGCTCTGGAGGAGTATGGCGACGAGCTCATCGATCTGCGCCGTAGCCTCGACTAGTGTGCGACGGGGGAGCGTTGAGCATCCGGCGCTTGAGGCGTCGGATGACCGACAGCTCTGATTTTCGACTCAGCGTTGCCTCCTGTGATTTCCATTCTCGGAGCAGAATTGTCCGAATTCCTCTCGGTTCTTCACCAACCCCTGATCAGTCATGAGTCTATTCAAGCGCGCTATCAACATGTTCAAGTCCGAAGCCAACGCCGCCCTCGATGAGGCGGAGGACCCCGAGAAGATGCTTAAACAGGGCATCCGCGACCTCAAGAGTGACCTGCGCGATGCCAAGGAGGCGCTCGCCGAGACGAAGTCGGTGGTCAACAAGCTGGAGCGAGATTTGAACGAGGCCCGCAAGCGAGCCGACAAGTATCAGAGCGACGCCAAGAAGCTATTACAGAGAGGCAAGGAGGGAGATATGGATGAGCAGAAGGCCGACCAGCTGGCCCGGAAGGCCCTCAACGAAAAGAAGCAGGCCGAAAGCAAGGTCGAACAGCTCCAGTCCAGCTACGAGTCGCAGAAGAAACAGGCCGACCAGCTACAGCAGCAGGTGAGCAAACTGCAACAGAAGATCAGCCAGTATGAGAGTGAGCTAACCACCCTACGTGCCCGCTCAAAGGCCGCGACCGCTACGCGCAAGGTGAATGAGGAGCTCGCCCAGAGCGATAGTGACGGGACCATCGCCATGATGGAGCGAATGAAGGAGAAGGTGGAGAAGGAGGAAGACATGGCGGAGGCCTATGGGGAAATGGCGGAAGAAAACAAGAGCGTGGACCAGGAAATCGAAGATGCACTCGGGGAAGCGAGCAGTTCCGACACCGACGACGAACTCGCAGCGTTGAAAGCGGAGCTCGATAGCGAGAAGTAACGAGCGGCCTCAGCGTTTGGGGAGGCTCCCCTGCCGTCACTCTGAGCTTCCTTCGAGAACGCTCGTCGCGTCTACTCCACAGCTTCACCTCGACTGATGGGTACTTCAGGCTCGCTCGACCAGCTGCGCGAGGGCTTCATGCTCGACTATGATATGCGCACCTGGGAGGTGAGGGGACACAAAACATACGAGCAGGAGGGATGGCCGGCCGATGAATGGAGGCTTACATGCGGAGGAGACGTGCTTTTTCTGGAGCATGAGTACGTGCAGGGCGATCTCTTTCGGCTGCTGCGTCCGGCTGACATTACCGACGTCACGGTTGAGGGGGAGCCCTTTCTGGCGGCGGTGCGTGAAGAGGATCCTCCCAATACCGTTACCTACCAGGGCGAGGAGTACGTTCTGGCCGAGGAGGACGCACGGATTCAGGATTCGTCGAGTCGGGTCGTTCGTTCCCGTAGCGATGCCTGGCTGATGGGGGTATGTGGAGGAATTGCTGAGCATCTGGACATCCCGCCGACCTACGCTCGGATTGGGTTTATCGCGGCGATTCTGGTGTCGGGACTCTTTTCCGGTGGAGGATCGGGATGTCTTCTGATTCCAGGGTACTTTATCGTAGGGGCGAGCATGTCGAAAGCGCCTCCGTCGCCTCCAAGAGACGACCTTTCCCACTACTGGGTGTACCAGGGGGAGGAGGGGTTCGTGGCGTTTCAATGTCTGGGAAGCAACGACTGGCACGTGTACGCCGGACGTGAAGTAGAGCCGTACGAATTCGACAACATTCTCCCTCGCGCGTCCTCTTAAATGCACCTTCTCTGCCTGTCATGTCTCTCTCCCGTCGCTTGAAGCGCATTGTTCGGGCCCATCTCGGCGACCTCCGTGCAGATTCGAACGGGCCGGAGACGACGGACGTAGACTGGGACGATCCGCTGTCGTCGGAGCCGCCGTCCGGTTCGGGGGCGTCGTCCGCCGAGGTGCCGCCCGACGTTGCGAAGGCGTACCGGGCGCTGGAAGTGCCGGTGGGGAGTGACCGCGAAACCGTGAAAACGGGCTACCGGCGCGTAATGAAACAGTATCATCAAGACCGCTTCGAACAGGACGAGGAGAAGCGGGAAGTGGCAGGTGAGGTCTCCAAGCGCGTCAATGCGGCCTATCAGCGCGTTCTCGAATACCTGGACGAGTCGTCCTGAGCGTTCTACATCGTCTCCCCATCCGTTTTTGCATATCTACATTCCTGTCCCATGTCGAGTGTATCGTCCGCCTCCGATTCGGCCTCTTTCGGTGCCCCCGAATCGTGCTACGGGCGGCACCTGATCTGCGAACTCTACGGGGCCTCTCGTCTTGCCGATGTGGAGCACGTCACACACGTGTTGGAGCAAGCGGCGGAGGTGTGTGGGGCCACCCTGCTGGAAACGCACCTCCATCCCTTTGAGGAAAATGGGGGCGTGACGGGGGTCATTCTCCTGGCCGAATCTCACATCACGATCCATACGTGGCCGGAGCACGACTATGCTGCTGTTGATATCTTCCTCTGCGGTGACTGTGCTCCTGAGGACGGGGTGCCGGTATTAAAGGAGGCCTTTGCGCCCGATACCGTACAGCAGGCTACGTTTGAGCGCGGACGCCCCTCTTGAAGGACGGAACGGAGTTAGACTGGTATGTACATCAGAAATCGGATCCCCCACCTCGTGAACGCCGGAGTCCTGATCGTTGTGTTGGTGGGGAGTTTGTTGCTGTACCCCACTCTTCCTGAGCAGATGCCCCATCACTTCAGTGTTTATGGGACGGCCGATGCCTACTGGGGGACAACCCTGGGACGTTGGCTGTTACTCCCGGGCCTGAGCATTCTTAATGCGGGAACTCTGTACGGGACGGCCTGGGTCGTGACGAATGTTCCTGCATCCTGGATCAGTGTGCCTGGTCAAGAGGCCGATGAATTGTCGACCGACACCGAACAGAAACGCGTACGGCGAACCGTGGAGCGGGCCTTGTACTGGATGGCGACGTTCACGCTCTTCCTTTTCGTTGCCCTTCAGGGGGGCATCTACTACGTAGCTGTGACCCCCGCAACGTCGCTTCCAGCGCTCGTTATGGGCATGCAGGTGCTAGGACTCCTGGGCATTGGGAGCGTCACCGTGAGACTGGTCTGGGAGTCTTCGTAGAGGACGGTCGGTCCGACGTGGCGTTTGCATCATCCAAAGACCTGCACACGAAAGAGAGGGGGGAGGACTGGAGCTTCGAAGGATGAGATCCCGGCACGCGGAAACCGATTCCTGCATATTTTTCCTAGTTGAGATGTTTCCCTGAACGGAACTCCCCCTCCCTCTATACATCGAATATCGGCGATACTTGATGAAATAGGTTTCCGGTATGCAAACAAAAGCAGACCAGTTCGACGCTGAGATGGCGAAAATGGCCGAGCAGGCCAAAGCCCTTTCCCATCCGGCCCGTCTGGCCATTCTTCGGGTATTGGCCGAGCGCTCCGAGTGCATTTGCGGAGAGATCGTCGAGGACCTGCCCCTTGCCCAGTCCACCGTGTCTCGCCACCTGAAGGTGCTGAAGGAGACGGGACTCATCCAGGGCACCGTTGATGGTCCCAGCGTGTGCTACTGTCTTGCTCCGGAGGCCATTGCGGCTCTGCGCGACCAGTTCGGTGCGTTCTTCGACGGCCTCTCGGAGGCTGCTGATTCTATCTCCTGCTAATTCTGTCGCTTATCCATGGAGAAGCCCGCGGTTCTCTTCCTTTGGCCCCACACCTCTGTGCGCTCGGAGATGATCACATGATTGTTGCGCGACTGCTACGACGTGGGAGACCTCTCGTCCCGCTTAGGTTTCCTGCCAGGGCCGGTTTCTAAAGTCGATAGGAGGGGGGCTCGCCTCTCGCTGACATTCGTGATCCGCGGTTACTGCTTTGCGTACTCCTGGACACCGGCGGACTCGACCATGAGGTCGAACAGGTCGGTGTTGCGGGTGAATCCCCCGAGGGCTTCGCTTCCCGGGCCGAGGGCGGCCAGCTCCACGTAGTCACTCGTGTGGTCGGTGCCTAGCCAGTTTACGGATGTGTAGTTGGCCTGAATGGCGGCGAGCACCGTGTCGGGCTCACTCTCCTTTCGGTAGGCTGCCTCGTAGTGTCCTCGAAGGGACTCCTGCAGGATTTCGGCCTCGTCCCGCGTGATGGGGAACTGCCATGCGGTTTCGACCCGATTCTGAATCTCTCGGTACGTGCTGCTTTCGTCGAGTTTGGAAAGGATCCAGTCGTTTGTGTATTGGAAGTCAGCGATACGGTCAAACATCGCGTTCGAGTCGCTATAGCGGTCGCCCGCGGCGTTGACTCCCGGATTGGCGTTGCCGTGATCGGTGGTGATGATGACGAGCGTGTCGTCGCGGTCCTGGGCGAAGTCGAGCACCGTGCCAATCGTGTCGTCGAATTCGATCTGATCGTAGACGAGGGCGCCGGTGTCAGCGTTGTGGGCGCCGTGGTCTACGCGTCCGCCTTCGACCTGAAGGAGAAACCCGTCGCGGTTGCGGTCGAGCCGCTGGAGCGCGGCCTCGGTCATGGCCGGCAGCCGCGGCACCTGCTCCTGGTGGGCCGGCGTGTGGCGGTAGTCGAGGAGGTAGGGGAGGTGGGTGTCGTTGAACGTCCCGAGGATCCGTCCTTTGTGGTTCCATTCTTGAAGGTCGGTCTTTGATTCGGCGACCGTATATCCCTTCTGTCGAAAGTCGTCCAGGAGATTGGAATTGTCTGTCCGGGTGTTGGGGACGAAGTGTCGCCGACCGCCCCCGAGGAGCACGTCGTACTCCCGTTCCAGGTACTGGGCCGCAATCTTATCCTCACTCCACCGCTCAGGCATGTTGATCCCGAAGCCCGCCGGGGTGGCGTGCGTGATCCGGGTGGTGGTCACCAGGCCTGTGCTCTTGCCCGCGTCTCGCATGATCTGGAGAATCGTACGGTATTCGTCTCCGTCCTCGCTCATGTTGACCGCCTCGTTGTAGACCCGGTGGCCGGAGCCCCAGGCAGAGGCAGCGGCCGCGGAGCCAGTGACGATCGAGTTGGCTGAGGCCATGTCCATGAGCCCCCGTTGCACACGCCCCTCTTCGTAGAGCCGGATCCAGTTTGAGGCACGGTCCTCGTGACGGCGCAGGTGGAGGTCGGCCATCGTGAGGGTCCCGGCACTCATGCCGTCAGTCACGAGAAAGATGATGTTTTTGGCCTTGCCCGCTGCGTCGATTGCGTCGAGGGTGGTGGCCGAGCGGCCCTGTGCGGGTCCGGCTAGGCCGGCGGTGCCGAGACCGAGGGCAGAAAGGGCGCCCGTCTTCAGAAAGTCGCGGCGTGAGGAGGTATGGTCGGAAGAAGCGTCGGCCATAGGAATAAGCAACAGGGAGAATAATGCGAGTATGCTACTGGAGAACGTGCAGCAGAGGTTCAAGATGGGGCAGTTGCAGAGGACATCCCCTCTTCGTTGCTCCAGGATATCTCTGTACGATTGCCCGTCAGATGGGAGAGAGGGGCCTTCTGTAGGGGGACGAAAACGACTTCCGTACTTCGTTAAGGGCGCACTCTGAAAGTACTTCTTCCCTCTGGTCAGGGCGCACTCTGAAAGTACTTCTTTTCTTTAGTCAGTGCACCGTTGGACGCCAAGAGCATGATTCTCGTCACGCGCATTGCTGCTACGGATAGACTGTAAACATCACAGGGATGTCCAGCAGCGACGATGGAGCATATGTCTCTCGTTTGGAGAGCGATTCCATCGTGGCAGCCACGATCATTTCAGTAAAAAGATACGGAGATCCCGACCGGGAATCCAGGCAGTTTCTGCCGCGGGCTCAGGGACAAACCCAGAATACAATTGTCTCGTTTTCCACCGCTGAACCTCCTGGCACAGAGATCTCAGGGGCATACACAGAAGAACCCCCTTTCTGATGAGGGCCAATCCGCATGCATGGACTTCTGACTCGCCACTGATGGTTTGAGGACACGCGCCCGTGGGATCGTTATGAGCGGCAGACCGCCGTTCACGGACTGGGCTCGCAGCCTGGGAAAGGATGTCATGCCCGACAGGGAGCAGAACGTATCGCAAGAGAAATGAGAGGCCCTATCGGGGTCGACACTGTCGAGATACTCCGGTCCGAAGGTGCGACATGAGGCGAGAGGGGACAACCACGTACCACGACCGGAAGACGAGGACCGCGGGGGACGCCTGTTTAGTCGGGGCGCATCCACGCGATCCCAGCCTTCCGCTCATAGACGCGAGGTAGGGGCTATCCCTCTACAATCATGGTTCCCTGCATTGTGGCCCAGTGGCCGGGATAGGTACACACGTAGCCGTATTTGCCGGGCTCTGACGGGGTTGTGAAGGTGATGGAGACCGTTTCGCCGGGCTTCGCGATGGGCGTATGGGCGAGAATCTGGTCCGTTAGCTCTCCCTCTTGGGGAACGTAGTCGTTTGTAGATCCAGCCTGTGTGCCGGCCTGCCCAATCTTCTTGAGAACCCCCTCAGATCCGGACGTAGCGATAACAACATTGTGCTGCATCGAGGGGCTCGTTGCGGTATTGTCGAATACGAGCTTGATCGTTTCTCCGGCAGGGACGGTGAACTCGGTCTCTTTGTATTTCATCTGGTTGCCTTTCGGGTGAATGGTCACCGTCTTGGCAACGTCACCGCTGCCGGCCGACGATTTGCTTCCGGCCGCCGCGGAGGACTGATTGGAGGATCCGCCGCTGTTCTCGCTCGATCCGCCTCCGCATCCGACGAGGAGCGACGGGGCCCCTACGCCGACAGCGCCAAAGAGACCGAGTCGCTGGAGGAAGTTACGGCGAGAAACGTTCTGGTGGGGTTGAGAGGCGTTCTCTTCGTCCATGATGTTGAGGAGAGTCGTTGGAGAGTCCAGTGTTACCGTCTGCTTGAAGACAGCAGTCGACGGAGTTCGTGTCGGTGTCCAAGTTGAAGGAGTAGATCAGTCAAACGGTCCGGCGTTGGATAATTAATTAGGTGAATAGCTTTTTAATTGGAGGGAGTCGTCCAGGAGTGGGACCGTAGCACCGCTCTCAGCGTGTTCAGACCTGGCCGTCGAACGAGAAAAGTGAAACACCCGTCAGGAGGACGCGTCCAACCACATGAATTAATTAGCTACTAGACGTTTTTATTTGCGGCGGGTCGAATTCATCTCGTTCCATCCAACCCCTGGTATCATCTATGACGACATTCAATTCCGAAACCCCCATCGGTCACCTTGTTGCAAAGTATCCATCGTCGGCTCGTCTCTTCGATCGACTCGGGGTAGACTACTGCTGTGGGGGCGACCGATCGCTGCGCACCGCCTGTGCGGAGGAAGGCCTCGACGCCGATACGGTGATCCGAATGCTGGAATCGGACGTGGATCTCGACGCGGACGACGGGGCCGAGGGGGAGAGCACGAACTGGGCGGCCGCTCCGCTCGATGAGCTCATTGATCACATTGAAGAAACGCATCACGCCTACCTCCGACGCGAGTTGCCACGGCTAGAGTCGCTCCTCGAAAAGGTCGCGCACGTTCATGGGACCGATGCTCCATGGGTTGTCTCGGTAAAAGAGGTCTTCGCGGAGCTGAGGCCGAACATGGAGGCCCACATTGAGAAGGAGGAAGAGGTCGTGTTTCCCTTCATTCGGGCCTGTGTGGAGGAGGCGTCGCCCCCTTCGCCGGACGTTCTCGGCGGCGATCCCATCGCTCTCATGGAAGAGGAGCACGACGAGACAGGCGCGGCACTGAAGCGGATGCGGACGCTCTCGCATGACTTTGCGGTGCCGGAATGGGGATGCAATAGCTTCCGGGCCGTTATGGACGGGCTGGAGTCCCTGGAAACGGACACCCACCGGCACGTGCACAAGGAAAACAGCATCCTCTTTCCGCGAGCGCGTGCTCTCGTGTAGATTGATCGTTCCCTTTCGGCTTTAGGAGTCGTCCTGTTCATGCCAACGCCCGCCCGCTGGCTCATCAAGACTGCCCTGCTGCACCTCGTCTTGGCCCTTGGGCTCGCGCTCCTGCGTGCAGGCCAAGCTGCTGGACTCATGCCGGGCACTGCCGCCGCGCTCTGGCTGCCGCAGCTGCACCTTCTAACGGTCGGCTGGCTTACGCAGCTGATTTTCGGGGTGGCCTTCTGGCTGTTTCCCAGCCCGGCGCCCGGCACGCAGCCATCGCCTTGGCTCGTGTGGAGTGCCTACGGACTGCTAAATGCGGGTGTGCTTCTGCGTGTGGGAGGAGAACCCGGTTTCGTTCCCGAATCGGTCCAGACGTGGAGTCTTGCGGGGTCGGCGGCACTGCAGTGGGGTGCGAGCCTTTTGTTGGTGGCGCACTTCTGGGGTCGGATACGCTCGAAGTAGCTCACAGTCTCTGTAATCGGCCCGAGGCCACTGCCGAATGTCCACGATTAGTATCTGGTTCGTGCGGGCGTCTCTGGTGCACTTTGCGATCGGAGCCACGGTCGGCGCATGGCGTCTGGCGGCCACCGGTGGGGCCTTGCCGACCCTGCCGCTTTCGCTACGCGTCCTCCACGTAGAGGGCATGCTGATGGGATGGGTGTGCCAGTTGGCCTTTGGAGTGGCCCTGTGGATTCTGCCCTTCTCCAATCAGGTCTCTTCCGACCGTCGGCTTTGGGTGGCATGGGGGCTGCTGAACGGCGGAATTGTGAGCGTCATCGGGGCGCAGTGGGGAGCAACGCCGGTGCTTCAGCTTGTGGGGCGGAGCGCAGAGAGTGCCGCGGGACTGCTGGTGCTCTGGGTGCTGTGGCCGCGTGTGCTGGCCCTTCCGGCGCGAGGACACGAATAGGGGGCTGCATCAAGGAGACGCTCATGAGGAAGGGGGAGACGCGCTTGCTCATGCGAAGAAAATGTGCAGATCGTTCTAATAATAACGTTAGTTGGCTATTTTAACTTGAAAAAAGTCGTCACCGACTCTATTTCTGTACACCGACGAAGGAAAAGAGCCCTCTCGGGCCTCCAACATTGCGTTTGCTCACAAGACACCATTCTCCAACGATGCCAACGACAGACGAAAAGACCCTCGACGTACGCCCGATTCCTCCGCGCGAAAAGCACCCGACCATCTTCCAGACGTTCGACGATCTGGCGCCCGGCGACCACTTCGTGCTTGTGAACGACCATGATCCGAAGCCGCTGTACCACCAGTTTCAGGCTGAGCGGCCCGGACAGATGAAGTGGGAGTATCTGGAACAGGGACCGAAGGAGTGGCGCGTGAAGATCTCGAAGGTCGAGGAGCAGTCGTAGGGCGAAAGCGATCTCCGATTCGTCCCGACGATTTTCAAGAGGTCCACCTGAGAA is part of the Salinibacter sp. 10B genome and encodes:
- a CDS encoding YbjN domain-containing protein yields the protein METTQAERDAEVFQTICNWVGDIGLVISRKNTDEYLLVVEDEERGISNMVIDCEDPIVEIQQSIMAVPGEADTAHLFERLLQMNGTLVHGAFMLSDDGTQIRFRDTLRLGTLDLEELRGTINALHFALEEYGDELIDLRRSLD
- a CDS encoding PspA/IM30 family protein, with protein sequence MSLFKRAINMFKSEANAALDEAEDPEKMLKQGIRDLKSDLRDAKEALAETKSVVNKLERDLNEARKRADKYQSDAKKLLQRGKEGDMDEQKADQLARKALNEKKQAESKVEQLQSSYESQKKQADQLQQQVSKLQQKISQYESELTTLRARSKAATATRKVNEELAQSDSDGTIAMMERMKEKVEKEEDMAEAYGEMAEENKSVDQEIEDALGEASSSDTDDELAALKAELDSEK
- a CDS encoding DUF4178 domain-containing protein, whose translation is MGTSGSLDQLREGFMLDYDMRTWEVRGHKTYEQEGWPADEWRLTCGGDVLFLEHEYVQGDLFRLLRPADITDVTVEGEPFLAAVREEDPPNTVTYQGEEYVLAEEDARIQDSSSRVVRSRSDAWLMGVCGGIAEHLDIPPTYARIGFIAAILVSGLFSGGGSGCLLIPGYFIVGASMSKAPPSPPRDDLSHYWVYQGEEGFVAFQCLGSNDWHVYAGREVEPYEFDNILPRASS
- a CDS encoding J domain-containing protein gives rise to the protein MSLSRRLKRIVRAHLGDLRADSNGPETTDVDWDDPLSSEPPSGSGASSAEVPPDVAKAYRALEVPVGSDRETVKTGYRRVMKQYHQDRFEQDEEKREVAGEVSKRVNAAYQRVLEYLDESS
- the speD gene encoding adenosylmethionine decarboxylase — translated: MSSVSSASDSASFGAPESCYGRHLICELYGASRLADVEHVTHVLEQAAEVCGATLLETHLHPFEENGGVTGVILLAESHITIHTWPEHDYAAVDIFLCGDCAPEDGVPVLKEAFAPDTVQQATFERGRPS
- a CDS encoding DUF1648 domain-containing protein, whose amino-acid sequence is MNAGVLIVVLVGSLLLYPTLPEQMPHHFSVYGTADAYWGTTLGRWLLLPGLSILNAGTLYGTAWVVTNVPASWISVPGQEADELSTDTEQKRVRRTVERALYWMATFTLFLFVALQGGIYYVAVTPATSLPALVMGMQVLGLLGIGSVTVRLVWESS
- a CDS encoding metalloregulator ArsR/SmtB family transcription factor, which gives rise to MQTKADQFDAEMAKMAEQAKALSHPARLAILRVLAERSECICGEIVEDLPLAQSTVSRHLKVLKETGLIQGTVDGPSVCYCLAPEAIAALRDQFGAFFDGLSEAADSISC
- a CDS encoding alkaline phosphatase, with protein sequence MADASSDHTSSRRDFLKTGALSALGLGTAGLAGPAQGRSATTLDAIDAAGKAKNIIFLVTDGMSAGTLTMADLHLRRHEDRASNWIRLYEEGRVQRGLMDMASANSIVTGSAAAASAWGSGHRVYNEAVNMSEDGDEYRTILQIMRDAGKSTGLVTTTRITHATPAGFGINMPERWSEDKIAAQYLEREYDVLLGGGRRHFVPNTRTDNSNLLDDFRQKGYTVAESKTDLQEWNHKGRILGTFNDTHLPYLLDYRHTPAHQEQVPRLPAMTEAALQRLDRNRDGFLLQVEGGRVDHGAHNADTGALVYDQIEFDDTIGTVLDFAQDRDDTLVIITTDHGNANPGVNAAGDRYSDSNAMFDRIADFQYTNDWILSKLDESSTYREIQNRVETAWQFPITRDEAEILQESLRGHYEAAYRKESEPDTVLAAIQANYTSVNWLGTDHTSDYVELAALGPGSEALGGFTRNTDLFDLMVESAGVQEYAKQ
- a CDS encoding plastocyanin/azurin family copper-binding protein, with translation MDEENASQPHQNVSRRNFLQRLGLFGAVGVGAPSLLVGCGGGSSENSGGSSNQSSAAAGSKSSAGSGDVAKTVTIHPKGNQMKYKETEFTVPAGETIKLVFDNTATSPSMQHNVVIATSGSEGVLKKIGQAGTQAGSTNDYVPQEGELTDQILAHTPIAKPGETVSITFTTPSEPGKYGYVCTYPGHWATMQGTMIVEG
- the ric gene encoding iron-sulfur cluster repair di-iron protein → MTTFNSETPIGHLVAKYPSSARLFDRLGVDYCCGGDRSLRTACAEEGLDADTVIRMLESDVDLDADDGAEGESTNWAAAPLDELIDHIEETHHAYLRRELPRLESLLEKVAHVHGTDAPWVVSVKEVFAELRPNMEAHIEKEEEVVFPFIRACVEEASPPSPDVLGGDPIALMEEEHDETGAALKRMRTLSHDFAVPEWGCNSFRAVMDGLESLETDTHRHVHKENSILFPRARALV
- a CDS encoding DUF2249 domain-containing protein; translation: MPTTDEKTLDVRPIPPREKHPTIFQTFDDLAPGDHFVLVNDHDPKPLYHQFQAERPGQMKWEYLEQGPKEWRVKISKVEEQS